The following are encoded in a window of Rhizobium sp. WYJ-E13 genomic DNA:
- a CDS encoding thermonuclease family protein, producing MARLLVLTRDGATALAFLVLVALIAAKLNDRPDIRHRGAFHAADGDSLVLDGERMRLDGIDAPELSQTCERAGQGWACGRQAQHTLQQLVSDNSTQCGGNERDRYDRLLVTCQNNAGNINARMVASGMAVSYGSYRQEEGQARAQKLGLWAGRFDMPRDVRDQARHESSGLRRLIGEWTGW from the coding sequence GTGGCACGGCTTCTTGTGTTGACCCGAGACGGTGCAACCGCCCTGGCTTTTCTTGTTCTCGTTGCATTAATTGCGGCCAAGCTTAATGACAGGCCCGACATCCGGCACCGGGGCGCTTTTCACGCCGCCGATGGCGACAGCCTCGTTCTCGACGGCGAGCGGATGCGGCTCGATGGCATCGATGCCCCGGAACTGTCGCAGACTTGCGAGCGGGCCGGGCAGGGCTGGGCGTGCGGCAGGCAGGCCCAACACACGCTGCAGCAGCTGGTTTCCGACAACAGTACGCAATGCGGCGGAAACGAGCGCGATCGCTACGACCGGCTGCTGGTCACGTGCCAGAACAATGCCGGCAATATCAATGCGCGCATGGTGGCCTCCGGGATGGCGGTTTCCTATGGCAGCTACCGGCAGGAGGAAGGGCAGGCGAGGGCGCAAAAGCTCGGGCTCTGGGCCGGCCGTTTCGACATGCCGCGCGATGTCAGGGATCAGGCCCGGCATGAAAGCTCGGGTTTGCGACGGCTGATCGGCGAATGGACGGGATGGTAG
- a CDS encoding HAMP domain-containing sensor histidine kinase has product MSTGVSTSTDKIIVDKSRGHRNKAVSKAVRQTRERLQSGHAPSSAFDRDVLHMYITAVLQGAAIMPLFIIIVAALGTYFTEDASLFFWALLTLTCHAVNILLARRARKREITAETVRRWRNLLLGGQFLIGCCWAIFALQSCSACEPSSFTLYKGATLLIALSVTTMSNFMLTPAVLVGFAPAVVALAAKSGLSRDILELSLAAVFTTTVVFFNYISDRLFQFSLRILSFQSEKDDLIAELEVAKSMSDEARRRAEEANLAKSRFLASMSHELRTPLNAILGFSEVMSAEVMGPLANPTYKEYAGDIHRSGQHLLDLINEILDLSRIEAGKYELSEEAISLLDITEDCIGMVQLRARAKNITIHDQVERQLPAIWADEKSMRQVVLNLLSNAVKFTPQGGEINVKVGWTAGGGQYISIRDNGPGIPEDEIPVVLSAFGQGSIAIKSAEQGTGLGLPIVQAILAKHDGQFILKSKLREGTEVIAILPAKRVLQSIPAVEEAQPVTKKRRSFA; this is encoded by the coding sequence ATGAGTACCGGCGTCAGCACATCGACCGACAAGATCATTGTCGACAAATCGCGCGGCCACCGCAACAAGGCGGTTTCCAAGGCCGTGCGGCAGACGCGCGAACGCCTGCAGTCCGGCCATGCCCCCAGCTCTGCTTTCGACCGTGACGTGCTGCACATGTATATTACTGCAGTGCTGCAGGGCGCGGCGATCATGCCGCTCTTCATCATCATCGTCGCAGCACTCGGCACCTATTTCACCGAGGATGCGAGCCTGTTCTTCTGGGCGTTGCTGACGCTGACCTGTCACGCCGTCAACATTCTTCTGGCCCGCCGTGCCCGGAAGCGGGAAATTACCGCAGAGACTGTGCGCCGCTGGCGCAACCTGTTACTGGGCGGCCAGTTCCTGATCGGCTGCTGCTGGGCGATCTTTGCCCTGCAGAGCTGTTCGGCCTGCGAACCTTCGAGCTTCACGCTCTACAAGGGCGCTACCCTGTTGATCGCGCTGTCGGTCACGACCATGTCGAATTTCATGCTGACACCAGCCGTACTCGTCGGCTTCGCGCCTGCCGTCGTGGCGCTTGCCGCCAAAAGCGGCCTGTCGCGCGATATTCTGGAACTCAGCCTGGCCGCGGTTTTCACCACGACGGTGGTCTTCTTCAATTACATCAGCGACCGGCTCTTCCAGTTCAGCCTGAGGATCCTCTCCTTCCAGTCGGAAAAGGATGATCTGATCGCCGAGTTGGAAGTGGCGAAATCCATGTCCGACGAGGCCCGCCGCCGCGCCGAGGAAGCAAACCTCGCCAAGTCGCGCTTCCTTGCCTCCATGTCGCATGAGCTGCGCACGCCGCTGAATGCCATCCTCGGCTTTTCCGAGGTCATGTCGGCGGAGGTCATGGGGCCGCTCGCAAATCCGACCTATAAGGAATATGCCGGCGATATCCATCGCTCCGGCCAGCATCTGCTCGATCTCATCAACGAAATCCTCGATCTTTCGCGCATCGAAGCCGGCAAGTACGAGCTGAGTGAAGAGGCGATCTCGCTGCTCGATATCACCGAAGACTGCATCGGCATGGTGCAACTTCGGGCACGCGCCAAGAACATCACCATCCACGATCAGGTCGAGCGCCAGCTTCCGGCGATCTGGGCGGATGAGAAATCCATGCGCCAGGTCGTGCTTAATCTTCTTTCCAACGCCGTTAAATTCACGCCCCAGGGTGGAGAAATTAACGTCAAGGTTGGCTGGACGGCCGGTGGCGGCCAGTACATCTCGATCAGGGACAACGGCCCCGGCATTCCCGAAGACGAAATCCCGGTGGTGCTGTCGGCTTTCGGTCAGGGCTCGATCGCCATCAAGAGCGCCGAACAGGGCACCGGCCTCGGCCTGCCGATCGTCCAGGCGATCCTTGCCAAGCATGACGGCCAGTTCATCCTGAAATCCAAGCTGCGCGAAGGCACCGAAGTCATCGCCATCCTGCCGGCCAAACGCGTGCTGCAGAGCATCCCGGCTGTGGAAGAAGCCCAGCCGGTCACCAAGAAGCGCCGCAGCTTCGCTTAG
- a CDS encoding diacylglycerol kinase, translated as MTKPAVTKETGFRHFVAAASYSWAGFLRVFRESAFRQELGFFVAALIMLLLVGADATEFVVTTILFLGLFSIEAMNTAVEEVIDRISPEISIVGKHAKDLGSFAVACMIAACCLYLGFVVIRHLFF; from the coding sequence TTGACGAAACCTGCCGTGACCAAGGAAACGGGATTTCGCCATTTCGTGGCTGCGGCCAGCTATTCCTGGGCAGGTTTCCTGCGGGTCTTCAGGGAATCGGCCTTCCGACAGGAGCTCGGCTTCTTTGTCGCGGCGCTTATCATGCTTCTCCTCGTCGGCGCCGATGCCACGGAATTCGTCGTCACGACGATACTCTTCCTCGGGCTCTTTTCCATCGAAGCGATGAATACGGCCGTCGAGGAAGTGATCGACCGGATTTCACCGGAGATTTCCATCGTCGGCAAACATGCCAAGGATCTCGGCTCCTTCGCCGTGGCCTGCATGATTGCCGCCTGCTGCCTTTATCTCGGTTTCGTCGTCATCAGGCATCTTTTCTTTTAG
- the cobT gene encoding nicotinate-nucleotide--dimethylbenzimidazole phosphoribosyltransferase, with protein sequence MSVSGLPFDDFRALLRDLPGPDSRALVAARERDAQLTKPPGALGRLEEIAFWLAGWTGRSPAVNRPLVAIFAGNHGVVRQGITPFPPEVTQQMVENFAAGGAAINQICVAYDLGLKVFDLALDYPTGDITQEAALTERDCAATMAFGMEAIAGGTDLLCIGEMGIGNTTIAAAINYALYGGTARDWVGPGTGSEGEMLERKIDAVERAVELHSDHLDDPLEIMRRLGGREIAAMAGAILAARMERIPVLIDGYTATAAGAILRAANPSALDHCLIGHVSAEPGHLRAIEQLGKTPLLALGMRLGEGTGAALAAGIVKAAAACHSGMATFSQAGVSGKH encoded by the coding sequence ATGAGCGTTTCAGGCCTGCCGTTCGACGATTTTCGCGCCCTTCTCCGCGACCTGCCGGGGCCTGATTCCCGCGCGCTGGTCGCTGCTCGCGAACGCGACGCGCAACTGACGAAGCCGCCGGGTGCACTTGGCCGTCTTGAAGAGATCGCTTTCTGGCTCGCCGGCTGGACGGGCAGATCGCCTGCCGTCAACCGGCCGCTGGTGGCGATCTTCGCCGGCAATCATGGCGTCGTGCGGCAGGGCATCACGCCTTTCCCGCCCGAAGTGACGCAGCAGATGGTGGAGAATTTCGCGGCCGGCGGGGCGGCGATCAACCAGATCTGCGTTGCCTATGACCTCGGCCTGAAAGTCTTCGACCTGGCGCTCGATTACCCGACCGGCGACATCACCCAGGAAGCAGCACTGACCGAGCGCGACTGCGCCGCCACCATGGCCTTCGGCATGGAAGCGATTGCAGGCGGCACGGACCTGCTCTGCATCGGCGAAATGGGCATCGGCAACACGACGATCGCGGCTGCGATCAACTATGCGCTTTACGGCGGTACGGCGCGCGATTGGGTCGGCCCCGGCACGGGCTCGGAAGGCGAGATGCTGGAGCGCAAGATCGATGCCGTCGAGCGTGCCGTGGAGCTGCACAGCGACCACCTCGATGATCCCCTTGAGATCATGCGCCGGCTCGGCGGGCGCGAGATTGCAGCGATGGCGGGCGCCATCCTTGCGGCGCGCATGGAGCGTATTCCTGTCCTGATCGACGGTTATACGGCAACCGCTGCCGGCGCGATTCTGCGGGCGGCCAACCCGTCTGCGCTCGACCATTGCTTGATCGGCCACGTTTCGGCCGAGCCCGGCCATCTGCGGGCCATCGAACAGCTCGGCAAGACGCCGCTCCTGGCGCTCGGCATGCGGCTTGGCGAAGGCACGGGTGCGGCGCTGGCCGCCGGTATCGTCAAGGCGGCCGCCGCCTGCCATTCCGGCATGGCGACCTTCAGCCAGGCCGGTGTTTCCGGCAAGCATTGA
- a CDS encoding adenosylcobinamide-GDP ribazoletransferase, whose translation MIKAIVVDAARAVAFLSRIPMPPWLFAGYDGKLGRLVRVFPVAGLLIGALPALVFLVMLAFRTDRQMAAFVALAVQTILTGALHEDGLADTADGIGGGKSREQSLIIMKDSRIGSFGAIALILSFALRASALAAIAREASPLAAALAIPAVAALSRGAIAWHWQRLPAAKPDGLAASAGSPTEVTMQIALVTAGFATAILIWPALGLQPLVSALLGAGLSALAFTWFVRRRLGGHTGDTLGATQQICEVAAFCALAMAL comes from the coding sequence ATGATAAAAGCCATAGTGGTCGATGCCGCGCGCGCCGTGGCTTTCCTGAGCCGCATACCCATGCCGCCATGGCTGTTTGCCGGCTATGACGGCAAGCTTGGCCGGCTGGTCCGCGTCTTCCCTGTCGCCGGTCTCCTCATCGGCGCCCTGCCCGCCCTCGTTTTCCTTGTGATGCTGGCGTTTCGCACCGACCGGCAGATGGCGGCTTTCGTGGCACTCGCCGTGCAGACGATCCTGACCGGCGCGCTGCATGAGGACGGGCTTGCCGATACGGCCGATGGTATCGGTGGCGGCAAGTCGCGCGAGCAGAGCCTTATCATCATGAAGGACAGCCGCATCGGCAGCTTTGGCGCCATCGCCCTCATCCTCTCTTTCGCACTCAGGGCGTCGGCCCTTGCTGCGATCGCCCGTGAAGCATCGCCCCTTGCCGCTGCCCTTGCCATTCCCGCCGTTGCCGCCCTCAGCCGTGGAGCGATCGCCTGGCACTGGCAGCGCCTTCCCGCCGCAAAGCCAGACGGGCTCGCGGCTTCCGCAGGAAGCCCCACCGAGGTAACGATGCAGATCGCCCTCGTCACGGCAGGTTTTGCGACGGCAATCCTCATCTGGCCGGCGCTCGGTCTTCAACCGCTCGTCTCAGCCCTCCTTGGCGCAGGCCTTTCCGCGCTCGCCTTCACCTGGTTCGTCCGCCGCAGGCTTGGCGGCCACACCGGCGACACGCTCGGCGCCACCCAGCAGATTTGCGAGGTCGCAGCCTTCTGCGCCCTTGCCATGGCCCTCTGA
- a CDS encoding DUF1289 domain-containing protein has protein sequence MRTPCIRVCSLDPLTRLCAGCGRTTDEIAGWMRFSDEERETIMENLPARLAAPVSESTKTLETTG, from the coding sequence ATGCGAACACCCTGCATCCGCGTATGCTCTCTGGATCCTCTCACTCGTCTCTGCGCCGGATGTGGCCGCACAACGGATGAAATTGCCGGCTGGATGCGCTTTTCCGACGAGGAGCGCGAAACCATCATGGAAAATCTGCCCGCCCGCCTCGCCGCCCCTGTTTCCGAATCGACGAAAACCCTGGAGACGACAGGCTGA
- a CDS encoding TIGR02281 family clan AA aspartic protease produces MMRLILLLAVIGIGLAVLLFNSDQSRIFGLANDDFGRFVYLLPIALMLAAGIWGSRRNIGQSLRQFMIWLVIILALATAYLYRQDALGVGNRLLAGLVPGRAVVVTTSEGGQEVIVHKMLNGHFEAEVSVNGQSVPMLVDTGASMVALSHEDALRIGIDPKQLTYSMTVMTANGRARAAPVTLDQVAIGPIVRSNVAATVAEDGRLDQSLLGMSFLETLGSLQMQTDELRMRD; encoded by the coding sequence CTGATGCGCCTCATCCTCCTGCTTGCCGTCATCGGCATCGGCCTTGCCGTCCTGCTCTTCAACAGCGACCAGAGCCGCATTTTCGGGCTGGCAAATGATGATTTCGGCCGCTTCGTCTACCTGCTGCCGATCGCCCTCATGCTGGCAGCCGGCATCTGGGGCAGCCGTCGAAACATAGGCCAGAGCCTGCGGCAATTCATGATCTGGCTCGTCATCATCCTGGCGCTCGCCACCGCCTATCTCTACCGGCAGGATGCGCTCGGTGTCGGCAACCGCCTGCTTGCCGGCCTCGTGCCCGGCCGCGCCGTCGTCGTCACGACCAGCGAGGGCGGCCAGGAAGTCATCGTCCACAAGATGCTGAACGGCCATTTCGAAGCCGAGGTTTCGGTCAACGGCCAGTCCGTGCCGATGCTGGTCGATACCGGCGCCAGCATGGTGGCGCTCTCGCATGAGGATGCGCTGCGCATCGGCATAGACCCGAAGCAGCTCACCTACTCCATGACCGTGATGACTGCCAACGGCCGCGCCCGCGCCGCCCCGGTTACCCTCGATCAGGTGGCGATCGGCCCGATCGTGCGCAGCAATGTCGCAGCAACGGTTGCCGAAGACGGCAGGCTCGACCAGAGCCTGCTTGGCATGAGTTTTCTGGAAACGCTGGGCTCTCTGCAGATGCAGACGGATGAGCTGCGGATGCGGGACTGA
- a CDS encoding alpha/beta fold hydrolase translates to MQQRMIETATLRMNICEAGQGPLVLLCHGFPETSHAWRHQVSALAEEGFHAVAPDMRGYGRTESPDTIGAYTVFDLVADMVALVDALGEEKAVIAGNDWGATVAWQAALMRPDRFRGVVAMSVPLMGQPPVPPTKIFPETPDHLLYVLYFQKPGVAEAEFKRNVESTLRKIYGAAGGEAGPRLPCDGTPNPFGMVSRASGLLADLPESETLPGWLPQSDLQVFVDAFKASGFRGGLNYYRNLDRNWELQKALNGLKVEIPALFIAGERDTGLAIPGMREIIAAMPALAPRLRTTKFVPGAGHWLPQEQPDIVSRAMIDFVRGL, encoded by the coding sequence ATGCAGCAGCGCATGATTGAAACCGCAACCTTGAGGATGAACATCTGCGAGGCCGGCCAGGGGCCGCTGGTGCTGCTCTGCCATGGGTTTCCTGAGACCTCACATGCCTGGCGCCATCAGGTCAGCGCACTTGCCGAGGAGGGTTTTCATGCCGTGGCGCCTGATATGCGCGGTTATGGCCGGACGGAAAGCCCGGATACGATCGGCGCCTACACGGTCTTCGATCTCGTGGCCGACATGGTGGCGCTTGTCGATGCGCTTGGCGAGGAAAAGGCCGTTATTGCCGGCAATGACTGGGGTGCAACGGTTGCCTGGCAGGCTGCGCTGATGCGCCCGGACCGGTTCCGCGGCGTTGTCGCAATGAGCGTGCCCCTCATGGGCCAGCCGCCCGTGCCGCCGACGAAGATCTTTCCGGAGACGCCGGATCACCTGCTTTACGTGCTCTACTTTCAGAAACCGGGAGTGGCGGAAGCCGAATTCAAGCGGAACGTGGAGTCGACGCTGCGCAAGATCTACGGCGCCGCCGGCGGTGAGGCAGGCCCGCGGCTGCCGTGCGACGGGACGCCCAATCCCTTCGGCATGGTGTCGCGCGCATCGGGTCTGCTTGCCGATTTGCCGGAAAGCGAAACACTTCCCGGCTGGCTGCCGCAATCCGACCTCCAAGTCTTTGTCGACGCATTCAAGGCATCGGGCTTTCGCGGCGGCCTGAACTATTACCGCAATCTCGACCGGAACTGGGAATTGCAGAAGGCTCTGAATGGGCTGAAGGTCGAGATTCCCGCGCTGTTCATTGCCGGCGAACGCGATACGGGCCTTGCGATCCCCGGCATGCGGGAGATCATCGCAGCGATGCCGGCGCTCGCGCCTCGCCTGAGAACGACAAAGTTCGTGCCCGGTGCGGGCCATTGGCTACCGCAGGAGCAGCCTGACATCGTCAGCCGCGCAATGATCGATTTCGTGCGGGGCCTGTGA
- a CDS encoding Rrf2 family transcriptional regulator — MRQDGRLARMIHVLVHMGLLGGRETSERIAQMLNTNPVVVRRTMASLRQYGIVESEGGRGGGWSLTKPLADITILDVQRALQGETILDAPLSNDHPSCPVERAANAKLQRAFESAEQTLEREFQKVTLAEIGKIAMISAGAGKTG, encoded by the coding sequence ATGCGGCAAGACGGAAGACTGGCACGGATGATCCATGTTCTCGTCCACATGGGATTGCTGGGCGGCCGGGAAACGAGCGAGCGTATCGCCCAGATGCTCAACACCAACCCTGTCGTCGTTCGCCGCACCATGGCGTCGCTGCGCCAATACGGCATCGTCGAATCGGAAGGTGGCCGCGGCGGCGGCTGGTCGCTGACGAAGCCGCTTGCGGACATCACCATTCTGGATGTGCAGCGCGCCCTGCAAGGCGAAACGATCCTCGATGCGCCGCTTTCCAACGATCACCCATCCTGCCCTGTCGAGCGCGCCGCCAATGCCAAACTCCAGCGCGCCTTCGAAAGCGCCGAACAGACGCTGGAACGGGAATTCCAGAAGGTGACGCTGGCCGAAATCGGCAAGATCGCCATGATTTCAGCCGGAGCCGGAAAGACTGGCTGA
- a CDS encoding TetR/AcrR family transcriptional regulator — protein MDAAKPARRGPKPNAQTRQKLIEAGLKEIHANGFAATGIQKIVDDINVPKGSFYNYFDSKEAFGAEVCDRYSEQALARLTGFLADADKPPLRRLKAYFDDRAASFALRGFVQGCVLGNFSAETVDHSELIRQHVATHFRRWSGVIAACLAEAQRDGALAGDLPADTLADFILNSWEGALLRMRAERGAAPLEAFKQMVFDTLLHGRAH, from the coding sequence ATGGACGCAGCCAAGCCGGCCCGCCGCGGTCCGAAGCCGAATGCGCAGACGCGGCAAAAACTCATCGAGGCGGGTTTGAAAGAGATCCATGCCAATGGATTCGCCGCGACCGGCATCCAGAAGATCGTCGACGACATCAACGTGCCAAAGGGCTCTTTCTACAATTACTTCGACAGCAAAGAGGCTTTCGGCGCGGAGGTCTGCGATCGTTATTCCGAGCAGGCGCTTGCCCGGCTCACGGGCTTTCTTGCCGATGCCGACAAACCGCCGCTTCGTCGGCTCAAAGCCTATTTCGACGACCGCGCCGCTTCTTTCGCCTTGAGAGGATTTGTGCAGGGCTGCGTGCTCGGCAATTTCAGCGCCGAGACGGTCGACCATAGCGAATTGATCCGCCAGCATGTGGCAACACATTTTCGCCGCTGGAGCGGGGTGATCGCGGCTTGCCTGGCTGAAGCCCAGAGGGATGGCGCGCTTGCTGGCGACCTGCCTGCCGATACACTTGCGGATTTCATCCTGAACAGCTGGGAGGGAGCGCTTCTGCGTATGCGCGCCGAGCGCGGCGCGGCGCCGCTCGAGGCATTCAAGCAAATGGTCTTTGACACATTGCTGCATGGCAGGGCGCATTGA
- a CDS encoding MBL fold metallo-hydrolase: MTSSPSTSLRYDVLTIRRPGLSRDVPSGDPSLQWVANSATLISGEHEAVLVDTFLTEPQARTLADWVEASGKRLKAIYITHGHGDHFFGIGTLRERFPDAKAYAVADVVEAMRRQSAPDMLDGFWRKLFPGEISKTLEVADVLQTPELELEGHRLIPIDAGHTDMSRSTCLHVPSIGLIVGGDVVYNGIHCYLGETTRESRQHWIETLDRLKKLEPKAVIAGHKIPENADDPGIIDETQQYLRDFNRIELETTTARELFDAMLALYPHRANPGSLWGAAKVAKGA; encoded by the coding sequence ATGACTTCCAGCCCCTCCACTAGCCTGCGCTACGATGTTCTGACAATCCGCCGCCCCGGCCTCAGCCGCGACGTGCCATCAGGCGATCCGTCTCTCCAATGGGTGGCCAATTCCGCCACGCTGATCTCCGGCGAGCACGAGGCCGTGCTCGTCGATACCTTCCTGACCGAACCGCAGGCGAGAACCCTCGCCGACTGGGTGGAAGCGAGCGGCAAGCGGCTGAAGGCCATCTACATCACCCACGGCCATGGCGACCATTTCTTCGGCATCGGCACGCTGCGTGAACGCTTTCCCGATGCGAAGGCCTATGCCGTCGCTGATGTCGTGGAGGCGATGCGCCGCCAGAGTGCGCCGGATATGCTCGATGGTTTCTGGCGAAAACTCTTCCCCGGCGAAATATCGAAGACGCTTGAGGTCGCTGATGTCCTGCAAACACCGGAACTGGAGCTCGAAGGCCACAGACTGATCCCCATCGATGCCGGCCATACCGACATGTCGCGCTCCACCTGCCTTCACGTACCCTCAATCGGCCTCATCGTCGGTGGCGACGTGGTCTATAACGGCATCCACTGCTACCTCGGCGAAACCACACGCGAGAGCCGTCAACACTGGATCGAAACGCTCGACAGGCTGAAAAAGCTTGAACCCAAAGCCGTCATCGCCGGCCACAAGATCCCCGAAAATGCCGATGATCCCGGCATCATCGACGAGACGCAGCAATATCTGCGCGATTTCAACCGGATCGAACTGGAGACGACGACAGCACGTGAATTGTTCGACGCCATGCTGGCGCTATATCCGCACCGCGCCAATCCGGGCTCGCTCTGGGGCGCAGCCAAGGTCGCGAAAGGCGCCTGA
- a CDS encoding pyridoxamine 5'-phosphate oxidase family protein, whose product MDEAIRKTIQAILDGQRIMSVATLRPDGWPQATTVGYVNDGLTLYFLCGPDSQKAANIARDNRVSLTINPDAGQVMEITGLSMAAHAEKVKDPDEADRVLRLMPAKYPAQEGLSISMPTRDQICIFRVVPKVISVLDYSKGFGHADLVTV is encoded by the coding sequence ATGGACGAGGCGATCAGGAAGACGATCCAGGCGATATTGGACGGCCAGCGCATCATGAGCGTTGCGACGCTGCGGCCGGATGGCTGGCCGCAGGCGACGACGGTCGGTTACGTCAATGACGGGCTGACGCTCTATTTCCTCTGCGGTCCGGACAGCCAGAAGGCCGCCAACATCGCGCGCGACAACAGGGTGTCGCTGACGATCAACCCTGATGCCGGGCAGGTGATGGAAATCACCGGCCTGTCGATGGCGGCGCATGCGGAGAAGGTGAAAGACCCTGACGAGGCGGACAGGGTGTTGCGTCTCATGCCGGCGAAATATCCGGCTCAGGAAGGTCTGTCGATCTCCATGCCGACGCGGGATCAGATCTGCATCTTCCGTGTCGTGCCGAAGGTGATTTCCGTGCTCGATTATTCCAAGGGCTTCGGGCACGCCGATCTCGTCACGGTCTGA
- a CDS encoding DUF4180 domain-containing protein, with protein sequence MHPDIRLLHGFRLLLRNPDGPRLTADSGFNDLIGHALGEAADWVVLPVERLPEGFLNLRSGIAGATIQKFVNYRLRLAIIGNIDAGLAGSNALRSFVHETNRGTDCWFLDTMEEFETRLSAFSTPA encoded by the coding sequence GTGCACCCCGACATCAGGCTTCTCCACGGCTTTCGCCTGCTTCTCCGCAATCCGGATGGTCCGCGGCTGACTGCCGACAGCGGCTTCAACGACCTGATCGGCCATGCCCTCGGCGAAGCCGCCGATTGGGTTGTGCTGCCGGTCGAACGCCTGCCCGAGGGTTTCCTGAACCTCCGCTCAGGCATTGCCGGCGCCACGATCCAGAAATTCGTGAACTACCGGCTGCGCCTCGCCATCATCGGCAATATAGACGCCGGGCTTGCCGGCAGCAACGCACTGCGAAGCTTCGTTCATGAGACCAATCGCGGTACGGATTGCTGGTTTCTCGATACGATGGAAGAGTTCGAGACCAGGCTCTCGGCTTTCAGCACACCGGCCTAA
- a CDS encoding squalene cyclase, whose amino-acid sequence MPPSETSVIDWLLASDPAIRWQVLRDLFDAPEPVWSAERQKVEREGWGAELLSYQDADGQWAGGSFLPSDFTREEWQATGQPWTATNFSLTQLREFGLDPRCESAKRTVALIGANCRWDEGGQPFWEGEVEECINGRTVGDGAYFGVDVSPIVERLLGERQADGGWNCERANGSVRSSFHTTINVLEGLLEYERATGGTEQSREARRSGEDYLLSRQLMRRLSTGEPVDEKFMQFLHPNRWRFDVLRALDYFRASSLLTGETPDMRLTEAIEYLRSRRLEDGRWPLDWRLSGRAWFVMDDGEGEPSRWVTLRALRVLKWWDGWTASLT is encoded by the coding sequence ATGCCACCCTCAGAGACGTCCGTGATCGACTGGCTGCTGGCCTCCGACCCGGCCATCCGCTGGCAGGTGCTGCGCGATCTCTTCGATGCGCCGGAGCCTGTCTGGTCCGCCGAGCGGCAGAAGGTGGAGCGGGAAGGGTGGGGTGCCGAGCTACTGTCCTATCAGGATGCGGACGGGCAATGGGCAGGAGGCTCCTTCCTGCCCAGCGATTTCACCCGCGAGGAATGGCAGGCGACCGGCCAGCCCTGGACGGCGACGAATTTTTCGCTGACGCAGCTTCGCGAATTCGGGCTCGATCCGCGCTGCGAGAGCGCAAAGAGAACCGTCGCGCTCATCGGCGCCAATTGCCGCTGGGACGAGGGCGGGCAGCCCTTCTGGGAGGGCGAGGTTGAGGAATGCATCAATGGCCGGACGGTTGGCGACGGCGCTTATTTCGGCGTCGATGTCTCGCCGATTGTGGAAAGATTGCTCGGCGAACGCCAGGCGGATGGCGGCTGGAACTGCGAGCGGGCGAATGGCTCGGTGCGCTCGTCCTTCCACACGACGATCAATGTGCTTGAGGGACTGCTGGAATATGAGCGGGCGACCGGCGGCACGGAGCAGTCGCGCGAGGCGCGGCGTTCGGGCGAGGACTATCTGTTGTCGCGGCAACTGATGCGGCGGCTCAGCACCGGCGAGCCGGTCGATGAAAAATTCATGCAGTTCCTCCATCCGAACCGCTGGCGCTTTGATGTGCTGCGGGCGCTCGATTATTTTCGCGCGTCAAGCCTGCTGACAGGAGAGACACCTGATATGCGGTTGACGGAGGCAATTGAATACCTTCGCTCGCGGCGACTGGAGGATGGGAGATGGCCGCTCGACTGGCGCTTGTCCGGCAGGGCCTGGTTCGTGATGGATGACGGCGAGGGAGAGCCCTCCCGCTGGGTGACGCTCAGGGCGCTGCGCGTCTTGAAATGGTGGGATGGCTGGACGGCTTCCCTTACGTAA